Within the Streptomyces sp. NBC_00554 genome, the region CCGCTCGCCTCCTGGGGTCCCGTCGAGATGATCTCGCGGTAGAGGCCGACCACCTCCGGGCCGCGCTCCGGCAGGTACATCAACATGGCGATGGAGAACTCGGGCAACTCGTGCAGCTTCAGGGTCAGCGCGGTGGCGACACCGAAGTTCCCGCCGCCGCCGTGCAGGGCCCAGAACAGTTCCGGGTTCTCCGCCTCGGTGGCGCGGACCGTCCTGCCGTCGGCCGTCACCAGGTCGACGCCGAGCAGATTGTCGACGGCGAGACCGACGGTCCGGTCGAGCCAGCCGCTGCCGCCACCGAGTACGAAGCCGCCGACCCCGGTGGTCGAGACGCGGCCGCCGGTGGTCGCGAGGCCGTGCGGCTGGGTCGCGTGGTCGAGATGGCTCATGAGGGCGCCGCCCTGGACGCGTACCGACCGGGATCCGGGGTGGACCGTCACCTCGTGCATCCTGCGCAGGTCGACCACCAGACCGCCGTCGTTCAGGGCCATGCCCGCCACGCTGTGACCGCCGCCGCGCACCGCTATGGCGAGGTCCAGCTCCCGCCCGAAGCGCACGGCCCGGACGACATCGGCCTCGTTCGCGCACTGTGCGATCACCGCCGGGCGCCGGTCGATCATCCCGTTGTAGACGGACCGGGCCTCGTCGTAGCCCGGGTCGTCGGGGGCGAGTACCTCGCCGGACAGATCCGCGCGGAGCGCAGCGAGGGCCGCGCCCGCCTTGGAGAGGGGAGCCATGGCAGCCGACCCCTT harbors:
- a CDS encoding FAD-binding oxidoreductase, translated to MAPLSKAGAALAALRADLSGEVLAPDDPGYDEARSVYNGMIDRRPAVIAQCANEADVVRAVRFGRELDLAIAVRGGGHSVAGMALNDGGLVVDLRRMHEVTVHPGSRSVRVQGGALMSHLDHATQPHGLATTGGRVSTTGVGGFVLGGGSGWLDRTVGLAVDNLLGVDLVTADGRTVRATEAENPELFWALHGGGGNFGVATALTLKLHELPEFSIAMLMYLPERGPEVVGLYREIISTGPQEASGGVIYLTGPPEEFIPEHLVGEPLCCALLTYAGGEEDMRKLAQPLLALPHEAEIVTALPYVDFQCMLDDPPGMRNYWSAEYLTGLPDELVDVFCALGDTVPVPTTQHVLFPQGGAIATGPTEFPVPYRDAPWAVHPFGVWEDPADDERCVQWVKSVRSAVQPWSTGAVYLNFIGDEGADRVVAGLGAENTRRLAAVKAEYDPDNVFRFNHNIAPVPG